In Rahnella sikkimica, the following are encoded in one genomic region:
- the kdpC gene encoding potassium-transporting ATPase subunit KdpC — translation MSVTRTAYVRPALVMTVLLTLATGVAYPLLTTGVSELVFRPQAMGSLIQDGSNKLVGSALIGQNFTRNDYFWGRPSVTSDSPYNAMSSGGSNLAASNPALDQAVKDRVAALRKANPQSPAAVPVDLVTASGSGLDPQISVEAAQWQAPRIAAARGLPLAQVNKLIDDNTSSPLIGFLGPNVVNVLGLNRALDELKAE, via the coding sequence ATGTCTGTAACCCGTACTGCTTATGTCCGCCCTGCTCTGGTGATGACCGTTTTGCTGACGCTGGCCACCGGTGTGGCCTATCCGCTGCTGACGACCGGCGTTTCTGAGCTGGTATTTCGTCCGCAGGCGATGGGCTCGCTCATCCAGGACGGCAGCAATAAACTCGTGGGTTCCGCGCTTATCGGCCAGAATTTTACGCGTAACGATTACTTCTGGGGGCGCCCGTCGGTGACGTCGGATTCGCCGTATAACGCGATGTCTTCCGGCGGCAGCAATCTGGCCGCCAGTAATCCGGCGCTGGATCAGGCGGTCAAAGACCGCGTGGCCGCGCTGCGTAAAGCCAACCCGCAAAGCCCTGCGGCGGTGCCGGTCGATCTGGTGACCGCCAGCGGCAGCGGGCTGGATCCGCAGATTTCCGTGGAAGCCGCGCAATGGCAGGCACCGCGAATTGCCGCCGCGCGCGGTCTGCCACTGGCGCAAGTGAATAAATTAATTGATGATAATACCTCATCCCCGCTGATTGGTTTTCTGGGGCCCAACGTCGTGAACGTGCTCGGCCTTAACCGGGCGCTGGATGAGTTGAAAGCAGAATAA
- the kdpD gene encoding two-component system sensor histidine kinase KdpD — protein sequence MKEENRPDPDSLLALANEKPRGQLKVFFGACAGVGKTYAMLQEAQRLRATGLDVLVGVVETHGRQETQMLLPGLSQLPPKRIHHRGRQVYEFDLDAALARRPALILMDELAHSNAAGSRHPKRWQDVEELLDAGIDVFTTVNVQHLESLNDVVSGVTGIIIRETVPDRLFDDASEVVLVDLPPDSLRQRLKEGKVYIPGQAERAIEHFFRKGNLIALRELSLRRTADRVDDQMREYRDDQGVSRVWHTRDALLLCIGHGGGNEKLVRVASRMAARLGCVWHAVYVETPRLHRLPESQRRAILHSLKLAQELGAETATLSDPQEEQAILRYAREHRLGKIMIGRRREKRRRFSASFADKLAEIGPDLDLIVVGLEDTPVSSARKEQDPRTFVDRFNRQIRGCALAVALCAIITVLSQWLVPAFDQANLVMVYLLGVVIVALFYGRWPSVLAAVINVVSFDLFFVQPRGSLAVTDAQYLVTFGVMLIVGILIGNLTAGVRYQARIARHREKRAQHLYEMSKGLSQSLTPEAVAQTSRHFISSSLNAKTAILLPDEHGELVQPAGEITSIVVDDAIARWSFDKKLPAGAGTDTLPGVPYQLLPLVASGESRGLLAVEPPNIRQLLVPEQQRLLQTFTVLVANALERLHLAASAESSRLETEREQLRNSLLSALSHDLRTPLTVLLGQAEILTLDLASEGSKHAPQASQIRQQVLSTTRLVNNLLDMARIQSGGFNLRKEWQSVEEITGSALRMLEPVLAYDTIKIDLPAEMVLVSCDASLIERVLINLLENAHKYAGVGATIGIKALPLGDWLEIEVWDNGPGIPEGAEHAIFEKFARGNKESAIPGVGLGLAICRAIIEVHDGRIWAENGPDGGARFRFRLPLDAPPEMETDMDTDIDEAT from the coding sequence ATGAAGGAAGAGAACAGGCCGGATCCCGACAGCTTACTGGCACTCGCCAATGAGAAGCCGCGCGGGCAACTGAAAGTCTTTTTCGGCGCCTGTGCGGGCGTCGGGAAAACCTACGCCATGTTGCAGGAAGCACAGCGTCTGCGCGCCACCGGCCTCGACGTGCTGGTGGGCGTGGTGGAAACCCACGGGCGGCAGGAAACGCAAATGCTGCTGCCCGGCCTGTCACAACTCCCGCCGAAACGCATTCACCACCGCGGCCGTCAGGTTTATGAATTTGACCTCGACGCCGCGCTGGCCCGCCGCCCTGCCCTGATCCTGATGGACGAACTGGCGCACAGCAACGCCGCCGGTTCGCGCCATCCGAAACGCTGGCAGGACGTCGAAGAACTTCTCGATGCCGGTATCGACGTATTTACCACGGTGAACGTTCAGCATCTGGAAAGCCTGAACGACGTGGTCAGCGGCGTGACCGGCATTATTATTCGTGAAACCGTCCCCGACCGTTTATTTGATGACGCCAGCGAAGTGGTGCTGGTGGATTTGCCTCCCGACTCCCTGCGTCAGCGCCTGAAAGAAGGCAAAGTTTATATTCCCGGTCAGGCCGAACGCGCCATCGAGCACTTCTTCCGTAAAGGCAATCTGATCGCCCTGCGCGAACTTTCCCTGCGCCGCACCGCCGACCGCGTCGACGATCAGATGCGGGAATACCGCGACGATCAGGGCGTCAGCCGCGTCTGGCATACCCGCGATGCGCTGCTGTTATGCATCGGTCACGGCGGGGGCAACGAGAAATTAGTCCGCGTCGCCTCGCGAATGGCGGCACGTCTGGGCTGCGTGTGGCACGCGGTGTATGTCGAAACCCCGCGCCTGCACCGTTTGCCGGAAAGCCAGCGTCGCGCAATTTTGCATTCTCTTAAACTGGCGCAGGAACTCGGCGCTGAAACCGCCACACTTTCCGATCCGCAGGAAGAACAGGCCATTCTGCGTTACGCCCGCGAGCACCGTCTGGGCAAGATCATGATTGGGCGTCGCCGTGAAAAGCGCCGCCGGTTCAGCGCCAGTTTTGCCGATAAGCTGGCTGAGATCGGCCCGGATCTGGATCTGATTGTCGTCGGTCTGGAAGATACCCCCGTCAGTTCCGCCCGAAAAGAGCAGGATCCCCGGACTTTCGTTGACCGTTTCAACCGCCAGATACGCGGATGTGCGCTGGCCGTCGCGCTGTGCGCCATCATCACGGTGCTTTCACAATGGCTGGTGCCCGCGTTTGATCAGGCCAACCTGGTGATGGTGTATCTGCTCGGCGTGGTGATCGTGGCGCTGTTTTATGGCCGCTGGCCGTCGGTGCTGGCGGCGGTGATCAACGTCGTCAGTTTTGATCTGTTTTTCGTCCAGCCGCGCGGATCGCTGGCGGTCACGGACGCGCAATATCTGGTGACGTTCGGTGTGATGCTGATCGTCGGGATTCTGATCGGGAATCTCACCGCCGGTGTGCGCTATCAGGCACGCATTGCACGTCATCGTGAAAAGCGCGCGCAGCATCTTTATGAGATGTCCAAAGGGCTGAGCCAGTCGCTGACGCCGGAAGCCGTGGCGCAAACCAGCCGCCACTTTATTTCCTCCAGCCTGAATGCCAAAACCGCTATTTTGCTGCCCGATGAACACGGTGAACTGGTGCAACCCGCCGGTGAAATCACGTCAATTGTGGTGGACGACGCCATCGCCCGCTGGAGTTTCGATAAAAAACTGCCCGCCGGTGCCGGGACCGATACGTTGCCCGGCGTGCCGTATCAGCTTCTGCCGCTGGTGGCCTCGGGCGAATCGCGCGGGCTGCTGGCGGTTGAGCCACCGAATATCCGTCAGCTTCTGGTGCCTGAACAACAGCGGCTTTTGCAGACGTTTACGGTGCTTGTCGCCAACGCCCTCGAGCGCCTGCATCTGGCGGCCAGCGCGGAATCGTCACGTCTGGAAACCGAGCGTGAGCAACTGCGCAACTCGCTGCTGTCCGCGCTTTCCCACGATTTGCGTACCCCGCTCACCGTGCTGTTAGGGCAGGCGGAAATCCTGACGCTGGATCTGGCGTCTGAAGGTTCGAAACATGCGCCACAGGCCAGCCAGATCCGCCAGCAGGTCCTGAGCACCACGCGGCTGGTGAACAATTTGCTGGATATGGCGCGCATTCAGTCCGGCGGATTCAATCTGCGCAAAGAGTGGCAGTCGGTGGAAGAAATCACCGGCAGCGCCCTGCGGATGCTGGAACCTGTACTGGCCTACGATACGATTAAAATCGATTTGCCCGCCGAAATGGTGCTGGTCAGTTGCGACGCAAGCCTGATCGAACGGGTGCTGATCAATCTGCTGGAAAATGCCCATAAATATGCCGGTGTCGGCGCCACTATCGGCATTAAAGCCTTGCCGCTTGGCGACTGGCTGGAAATCGAAGTCTGGGATAACGGGCCGGGAATTCCGGAAGGCGCGGAACATGCGATTTTCGAGAAATTCGCGCGTGGCAATAAAGAATCCGCAATTCCGGGCGTGGGTTTGGGATTAGCGATTTGTCGTGCCATTATTGAAGTACACGACGGACGGATTTGGGCTGAAAATGGCCCGGACGGCGGCGCGCGTTTCCGCTTCAGGCTTCCGCTGGACGCACCGCCTGAGATGGAAACGGATATGGACACTGACATCGACGAGGCAACGTGA
- the kdpE gene encoding two-component system response regulator KdpE, whose protein sequence is MSASPVNILIVEDEKEIRRFVRTALEAEGLRVFESETLQRGLIEAGTRKPDLIILDLGLPDGDGLTYIRDLRHWSAIPIIVLSARTREEDKIAALDAGADDFLTKPFGVGELLARVRVALRRHAGNSQESPLITFADVTVDLINRRVQRNGEDCHLTPIEFRLLAELLANSGKVITQRQLLSHVWGPNYVEHSHYLRIYMGHLRQKLEADATRPRHLLTETGVGYRFMP, encoded by the coding sequence GTGAGCGCATCCCCGGTAAATATTTTAATTGTGGAAGACGAGAAAGAAATCCGCCGCTTTGTGCGCACCGCGCTTGAGGCGGAAGGTTTGCGGGTATTTGAAAGTGAAACGCTGCAACGCGGGCTGATTGAGGCCGGCACCCGGAAACCGGATCTGATTATTCTGGATCTCGGTTTGCCTGACGGCGACGGCCTGACGTACATCCGGGATTTACGCCACTGGAGCGCCATCCCGATTATTGTGTTGTCGGCCCGCACCCGCGAGGAAGATAAGATTGCGGCGCTGGATGCCGGTGCCGATGATTTTCTCACCAAGCCGTTTGGCGTCGGTGAACTGCTGGCGCGCGTCCGTGTGGCGCTGCGTCGTCATGCGGGCAACTCACAGGAAAGCCCGCTGATTACTTTTGCCGACGTTACGGTGGATTTGATCAACCGCCGCGTACAGCGCAATGGCGAAGATTGTCATCTGACGCCTATTGAGTTTCGCCTGCTGGCTGAGTTGCTGGCAAACAGCGGCAAAGTCATTACTCAGCGTCAGTTACTGAGCCACGTCTGGGGCCCGAATTACGTCGAACACAGCCATTATCTGCGCATCTACATGGGGCATTTACGCCAGAAACTGGAGGCCGATGCCACCCGTCCACGTCATCTGCTGACGGAAACCGGTGTGGGTTATCGCTTTATGCCTTAG
- a CDS encoding PadR family transcriptional regulator translates to MFSKMFEGRHRGHGSKEEGRRGHCRQESSFDGQNGDHSERHALRRDGRHRGEERGEGRRGERGEGRGRGEGRRGDRGVHRLFEHGDLRRVLLALVAKKPSHGYELIKAIEEASSGLYVPSPGVIYPTLTLLEEQDFLEAVATGNGRKSYQITDAGKIELAQHQAAVDVIFARLAGASRPRGNNLAEGIHETMQRLKHALRGNMMRADITPEQVVRVNAILQQAAGDIEAAFADEKPDTEAPEFPKA, encoded by the coding sequence ATGTTTAGCAAAATGTTTGAAGGCCGCCATCGCGGTCACGGTAGCAAAGAAGAAGGGCGTCGCGGTCATTGCCGCCAAGAGTCATCTTTTGACGGTCAGAACGGCGATCACAGCGAGCGTCACGCGCTGCGCCGGGATGGTCGTCATCGTGGTGAAGAACGCGGTGAAGGGCGTCGCGGTGAAAGAGGGGAAGGTCGCGGGCGCGGTGAAGGCCGTCGCGGAGATCGCGGTGTGCATCGTCTGTTCGAACACGGTGATTTACGCCGCGTGCTGCTGGCGCTGGTCGCTAAAAAACCGAGCCACGGCTATGAGCTGATCAAAGCGATTGAAGAAGCCTCTTCCGGCCTGTACGTACCCAGCCCTGGCGTGATTTACCCGACGCTGACACTGCTCGAAGAACAGGATTTCCTGGAAGCGGTCGCGACCGGTAATGGCCGCAAAAGCTATCAGATTACCGACGCCGGTAAAATTGAACTGGCGCAACATCAGGCCGCTGTCGATGTGATTTTCGCCCGTCTGGCCGGTGCTTCCCGCCCGCGTGGCAATAATCTGGCTGAAGGGATCCATGAAACCATGCAGCGCCTGAAACACGCCCTGCGCGGAAACATGATGCGTGCGGATATTACGCCGGAGCAGGTCGTGCGGGTGAACGCGATTTTGCAGCAGGCCGCCGGAGATATTGAAGCTGCCTTTGCAGACGAAAAGCCTGATACCGAAGCCCCGGAATTCCCTAAGGCATAA
- the pgm gene encoding phosphoglucomutase (alpha-D-glucose-1,6-bisphosphate-dependent), which produces MANHPRAGQPAQQSDLINVAQLTSQYYVLQPDPQNPAHAVKFGTSGHRGSALRHSFNEAHILAIAQAIAEVRKEQGTTGPCYVGKDTHALSEPAFISVLEVLTANGVDVIVQEDNGFTPTPAVSHAILTHNLNGGALADGIVITPSHNPPEDGGIKYNPTNGGPADTNLTSVIEKRANALLAAKLSGVKRQTLDQAWKGGHLVAQDLVQPFIEGLTDIVDMAAIQKAGLKLGVDPLGGSGIEYWKRIAEHYKLDLTLVNDEVDQTFRFMHLDHDGVIRMDCSSESAMAGLLALRDKFDLAFANDPDYDRHGIVTPAGLMNPNHYLAVAIQYLFQHRPQWGKDVAVGKTLVSSAMIDRVVEDLGRKLVEVPVGFKWFVDGLFDGSFGFGGEESAGASFLRFNGTPWSTDKDGIIMCLLAAEITAVTGKNPQEHYNELAARFGAPSYNRIQAPATHAQKAALSKLSPEQVKADTLAGDPITARLTNAPGNGASIGGLKVMTKNGWFAARPSGTEEAYKIYCESFLGAEHREQIEKEAVEIVSKVLADAK; this is translated from the coding sequence ATGGCTAATCACCCCCGTGCAGGGCAACCTGCTCAGCAAAGCGATTTGATCAATGTGGCGCAGTTAACGTCACAATATTACGTTCTGCAACCGGACCCGCAAAACCCGGCACATGCCGTGAAATTCGGTACGTCCGGTCACCGCGGCAGCGCGTTGCGTCACAGCTTTAATGAAGCACATATCCTGGCGATTGCGCAGGCGATTGCTGAAGTGCGTAAAGAGCAGGGCACAACCGGCCCGTGCTACGTGGGGAAAGATACCCACGCGCTGTCCGAACCGGCGTTTATCTCTGTGCTGGAAGTGCTGACGGCCAACGGCGTTGACGTCATTGTGCAGGAAGATAACGGTTTCACCCCGACGCCGGCGGTGTCTCACGCAATTCTGACGCACAACCTCAACGGTGGCGCACTGGCGGATGGCATCGTCATCACGCCTTCGCACAACCCACCGGAAGACGGCGGGATTAAATACAATCCGACCAACGGCGGCCCGGCAGATACCAATCTGACGTCTGTGATTGAGAAACGCGCCAACGCATTGCTGGCGGCGAAGCTTTCCGGTGTGAAGCGTCAGACGCTGGATCAGGCGTGGAAAGGTGGCCATCTGGTGGCTCAGGATCTGGTTCAGCCGTTTATCGAAGGCCTGACCGACATCGTGGACATGGCCGCGATTCAGAAAGCCGGTCTGAAACTGGGTGTGGATCCTCTCGGCGGTTCCGGTATCGAATACTGGAAGCGTATCGCAGAGCATTACAAACTGGATCTGACGCTGGTAAACGACGAAGTTGACCAGACTTTCCGCTTCATGCATCTCGACCACGACGGTGTGATCCGCATGGACTGCTCGTCTGAATCCGCGATGGCCGGTTTGCTGGCGCTGCGTGATAAATTCGATCTGGCCTTTGCGAACGACCCGGATTATGACCGCCACGGTATCGTGACGCCGGCCGGTCTGATGAACCCGAACCATTATCTGGCGGTGGCGATTCAGTATCTGTTCCAGCATCGTCCGCAGTGGGGCAAAGACGTCGCCGTCGGCAAAACGCTGGTCTCCAGTGCGATGATCGACCGCGTCGTTGAAGACTTAGGCCGTAAACTGGTCGAAGTCCCGGTCGGTTTCAAATGGTTTGTTGATGGCCTGTTTGACGGCAGCTTCGGTTTTGGTGGCGAAGAAAGTGCAGGGGCTTCTTTCCTGCGTTTCAACGGCACGCCGTGGTCTACCGACAAAGACGGGATCATCATGTGCCTGCTGGCGGCAGAAATTACGGCCGTGACCGGTAAAAACCCGCAGGAACATTACAACGAACTGGCTGCCCGTTTCGGCGCACCAAGCTACAACCGTATTCAGGCGCCTGCGACTCACGCGCAGAAAGCCGCGTTGTCCAAACTTTCTCCTGAACAGGTGAAAGCTGACACGCTGGCCGGTGACCCGATCACCGCCCGTCTGACAAATGCGCCGGGTAATGGCGCGTCTATCGGCGGTCTGAAAGTGATGACCAAAAACGGCTGGTTCGCCGCGCGTCCGTCCGGTACTGAAGAAGCCTACAAAATCTATTGTGAAAGCTTCCTCGGTGCAGAACATCGCGAACAAATCGAGAAAGAAGCCGTGGAAATCGTCAGCAAAGTTCTCGCCGACGCCAAATAA
- the seqA gene encoding replication initiation negative regulator SeqA has protein sequence MKTIEVDEELYRYIASHTQAIGESASDILRRMLKFTAGQTAPAAPVTPAVIAGTVVQEKPVAAAAPTSREKVRAVRELLLSDEYAEQTKAVNRFMLILSTLYCLNPKEFGAATESLTGRTRTYFAGDQQTLLQNGIHTKPKHVPGTSYWVITNTNTGRKRSMIEHIMQLMQFPPELTEKVCGTL, from the coding sequence ATGAAAACTATTGAGGTTGACGAAGAACTCTACCGCTACATTGCCAGCCACACGCAAGCCATCGGTGAAAGTGCGTCTGATATTTTGCGCCGTATGTTGAAATTTACTGCCGGCCAGACCGCTCCTGCCGCGCCAGTAACGCCCGCGGTGATTGCCGGAACCGTCGTACAGGAAAAACCTGTCGCCGCCGCAGCCCCAACGTCGCGTGAAAAAGTCCGTGCCGTGCGTGAACTGTTGCTGTCTGACGAATATGCAGAGCAGACCAAAGCGGTTAACCGTTTTATGCTGATCCTGTCGACCTTGTATTGCCTGAACCCAAAAGAATTTGGCGCAGCGACCGAGTCTCTGACCGGCCGCACGCGTACCTATTTTGCCGGTGACCAGCAAACTCTGCTGCAAAACGGCATTCATACCAAGCCTAAACACGTTCCCGGAACGTCGTATTGGGTCATTACGAATACCAACACAGGTCGCAAACGCAGCATGATCGAACACATCATGCAGCTCATGCAGTTCCCACCGGAACTGACTGAAAAAGTGTGCGGCACCCTCTAA